From Microbacterium sp. LWH11-1.2, one genomic window encodes:
- a CDS encoding NeuD/PglB/VioB family sugar acetyltransferase, whose translation MAERIVIVGAGGFGRETLDVVEALIAAGEPLQLLGVVDSGPRPVDLGRLAERGIVYLGTEEEWLPTAAGDERFVVAIGSPSVREAVAQRLSNAGLRATTLIHPRAVIGSRARIGDGVVITSGVQVSTNVGIGDHVHLNPASILGHDATLADFVSVNPGAIVSGNVVVESGVLLGAGSVVLAGLTVGAGATVGAAACVTKDVVAGTVVVGVPARLLGDGTAS comes from the coding sequence ATGGCTGAGCGGATCGTGATCGTCGGAGCCGGCGGCTTCGGCAGAGAGACCCTCGATGTCGTCGAGGCTCTGATCGCCGCAGGCGAGCCCCTGCAGCTTCTCGGAGTCGTCGACTCCGGGCCGCGCCCGGTCGACCTCGGCCGTCTCGCGGAGCGCGGCATCGTCTATCTCGGCACGGAAGAGGAATGGCTGCCGACCGCGGCGGGGGACGAGCGCTTCGTCGTGGCCATCGGCTCGCCGTCGGTGCGCGAGGCCGTCGCTCAGCGGCTCTCGAACGCGGGGCTGCGCGCCACGACGCTCATCCACCCGCGCGCGGTGATCGGATCGCGGGCGCGCATCGGCGACGGCGTCGTCATCACCTCGGGTGTGCAGGTCTCGACGAACGTCGGCATCGGCGACCACGTGCATCTCAATCCGGCCAGCATCCTCGGCCATGACGCGACGCTGGCCGACTTCGTCTCGGTCAATCCCGGGGCGATCGTCTCGGGCAACGTCGTCGTCGAGAGCGGAGTGCTTCTCGGCGCCGGCTCTGTCGTGCTCGCGGGGCTGACGGTCGGGGCGGGTGCGACCGTCGGGGCTGCGGCCTGCGTCACCAAGGATGTCGTGGCGGGGACGGTCGTGGTCGGCGTGCCGGCTCGCCTGCTCGGAGACGGGACGGCGTCATGA
- a CDS encoding glycosyltransferase, giving the protein MRAEDSGESAETVVVLFTLAYPYGNGEPFLHAEVAELSRQFDRVLIVPSSVTAFARQPRAVPSNVTVLGAVRASVPRAAARQIVLHLPQTLGALLHALRAPTDLRGKLQDLRFRIAVHVRANTVRRRVGMFLRDRSRVVFYAYWLDLPAAIAIDVRRAMGFARGKIVARAHGFDVYAERRISNYLPMRDDILRGVTRIFSVSRAGCIYMRRRWPDHADKMSIAHLGTAPAENAGNAEQSVATLVSCAFIVPLKRLELVIDTVAELQSRGHDVHWKHIGPTDSPYAADLKRYAAGALPDGTFEFVGELDNGGVRNWYARNPASAFINVSESEGVPVSIMEALAQGLPILATDVGGNGETIDTSLGMFDGLLPADPTVRQIADRVEGLLQSDPAAYRRYVDASRENWKRAWSSEANYRVFVSELLADAQTREGRGADVG; this is encoded by the coding sequence GTGAGAGCAGAAGATAGCGGCGAAAGCGCAGAGACGGTCGTCGTCCTGTTCACGCTGGCTTACCCGTACGGAAACGGTGAGCCCTTCCTCCATGCAGAGGTGGCAGAGCTTTCTCGCCAGTTCGACCGAGTGCTCATCGTTCCCAGTTCGGTCACGGCTTTCGCGCGGCAACCCAGAGCAGTCCCCTCCAACGTCACGGTGCTCGGTGCGGTAAGAGCCAGCGTGCCGCGGGCCGCTGCTCGGCAGATCGTCCTGCACCTGCCTCAAACGCTCGGAGCCCTGCTTCATGCCCTGCGCGCGCCGACTGACCTTCGCGGCAAGTTGCAAGATCTCAGATTCCGGATCGCGGTGCATGTCAGGGCGAACACGGTGCGGCGTCGAGTTGGTATGTTCCTTCGCGATCGATCGCGCGTCGTCTTCTACGCCTACTGGCTTGATCTGCCGGCCGCCATCGCTATCGATGTCAGGCGCGCCATGGGGTTCGCTCGGGGGAAGATCGTCGCTCGCGCTCACGGGTTCGACGTTTATGCGGAACGTCGGATCTCGAATTACCTGCCCATGCGGGACGACATTCTTCGGGGCGTCACGCGGATCTTCTCCGTATCCCGCGCCGGCTGTATCTACATGCGCCGTCGCTGGCCGGATCACGCAGACAAGATGTCGATCGCTCATCTCGGAACCGCGCCTGCCGAGAACGCCGGGAATGCTGAGCAGTCCGTGGCGACACTCGTCTCGTGCGCCTTCATCGTGCCCTTGAAGCGCCTCGAACTCGTCATCGACACCGTGGCCGAGCTCCAATCGCGGGGGCATGATGTGCACTGGAAGCACATCGGGCCGACGGACTCACCCTATGCCGCGGACCTCAAGCGTTACGCGGCCGGTGCATTGCCGGACGGAACGTTCGAATTCGTCGGCGAGTTGGACAACGGTGGCGTGCGGAACTGGTACGCCCGTAACCCCGCGTCCGCGTTCATCAACGTCTCGGAATCAGAGGGAGTTCCTGTCTCGATAATGGAGGCGCTTGCCCAGGGGCTTCCGATTCTGGCAACCGACGTCGGCGGGAACGGGGAGACGATAGATACAAGTCTGGGGATGTTCGACGGGTTGCTGCCTGCTGATCCGACGGTTCGTCAGATCGCCGATCGCGTGGAAGGTCTCCTTCAATCCGACCCGGCCGCTTACCGTCGGTATGTCGATGCGAGTCGCGAGAACTGGAAACGAGCGTGGTCGAGCGAAGCCAACTACCGAGTCTTCGTGTCTGAGCTTCTCGCCGATGCGCAGACCCGAGAGGGGCGCGGCGCCGATGTCGGCTGA
- a CDS encoding oligosaccharide flippase family protein yields the protein MGRSVVTLISGSLVAQLATLAAMPILSRLYSPEAFGEYSIFVSVTLLIAVLATLRYELAIVLPRSVREAAAVKKLTGRLLAASSIFVTAVCVLVALWPSDLSDTWRWLILLIGVEVFVLGWLSLLTFWFTRTQMYGVLSRNRILLAVLVACAQIAMSFTALGGGLGLVVGLLLGQLLAVTVLAVSDGSRNHLAGAFARRRWSYLLRKYWRMPALTTPQTLVDSFRLNGINLVIGQYSLDALGQYSQAWRLVNVPAALIGSALSQVYFPRLATTPRQDLPQVVRSSVGKSLLFGILPFALIFVLSPYLVPWALGPQWGDAGLYAQALTPWLYLNLAASPISTLFVVLDKQHIGLPFSVIYAAAPIAVLALFSSDMYLAIVLMSIVQSILLVFNLGLAGWIARRAALTQRDH from the coding sequence ATGGGCCGCAGCGTGGTCACGCTGATCTCCGGGTCTCTGGTCGCGCAGCTCGCCACTCTCGCGGCGATGCCGATCCTCAGCCGTCTCTACAGCCCCGAGGCGTTCGGTGAGTATTCGATCTTCGTCTCCGTGACCCTGCTGATAGCGGTGCTTGCGACACTGCGATATGAGCTGGCGATCGTTCTCCCTCGCTCAGTGAGAGAGGCGGCAGCAGTCAAGAAGCTCACCGGTCGCCTCCTTGCCGCGAGCTCGATCTTCGTCACGGCCGTCTGCGTCCTCGTGGCTCTGTGGCCCTCCGATCTGTCTGACACGTGGCGGTGGTTGATTCTGCTCATCGGGGTGGAAGTCTTCGTGCTCGGGTGGCTGAGCCTGCTCACCTTCTGGTTCACGCGCACCCAGATGTATGGAGTGCTCAGTCGAAACCGCATATTGCTCGCAGTGCTCGTGGCGTGCGCCCAGATAGCGATGAGTTTCACTGCCCTCGGCGGAGGCCTTGGACTCGTCGTCGGACTCCTCCTGGGCCAACTGCTTGCGGTCACGGTTCTCGCGGTCTCCGATGGTTCGCGTAATCATCTTGCGGGAGCATTCGCTCGGCGGCGGTGGTCTTACCTTCTGCGGAAGTACTGGAGAATGCCCGCGCTGACCACGCCGCAGACTCTTGTCGACTCCTTCCGATTGAACGGGATCAATCTCGTCATCGGGCAATACTCTCTCGACGCCCTCGGACAGTACTCCCAGGCTTGGCGCCTGGTGAACGTCCCGGCGGCACTCATCGGGTCGGCTCTCAGTCAGGTGTACTTTCCGCGTCTCGCCACTACTCCGCGACAGGACCTGCCGCAGGTCGTGCGCTCCAGCGTGGGAAAGTCCCTGCTCTTCGGTATTCTGCCGTTCGCGTTGATCTTCGTTCTCAGTCCCTACCTTGTTCCCTGGGCACTCGGCCCGCAGTGGGGCGATGCAGGCTTGTACGCGCAGGCGCTGACCCCTTGGTTGTACTTGAATCTCGCCGCGTCTCCGATCTCGACGTTGTTCGTCGTTCTCGACAAGCAACACATCGGGTTGCCTTTCTCAGTCATCTACGCTGCGGCGCCCATCGCAGTCCTTGCGCTCTTCAGCAGCGACATGTATCTGGCGATCGTCCTCATGAGCATCGTCCAGAGCATTCTGCTCGTCTTCAACCTGGGCTTGGCCGGGTGGATCGCACGACGCGCCGCCTTGACACAGCGCGACCATTAG
- a CDS encoding glycosyltransferase family 4 protein, whose translation MRVLIVSQYYPPEAVPLPADLAQGLAARGHQVKVLTGFPNYPTGKVFPGYRQRWRSTEQDGGVEIRRVPLFADHSQSALKRMLNYFSFAFSSATARRLSRGADVVYVYATQMTAGFGPWLWRVTGGRPYVLHVQDLWPDSIVGSSMMSGGTKERVISGALGPWLRSAYRRAAGVIGIAPTMVSTLVSRGVPADRAHLVYNWADAGEPVASVLPAAEEPRAEIVYAGNVGDMQDLDTAVRAAHAAADAGVTLTLVGDGVVKADLQSLVGDLGADNVRFQDPVPRERMPEVYARADYALVSLKDMPVFRGTIPSKFQAVLSAGVPVVTTVQGDVRRLVEDGDVGLTADAESVDSLEVAFRSAAARTSDERAAMGRRGRTMYDDHFSRESGIARIEELLSAAAKGTSRRR comes from the coding sequence ATGAGGGTGCTGATCGTCTCGCAGTACTACCCGCCCGAGGCTGTGCCGCTGCCGGCGGACCTCGCTCAGGGGCTCGCCGCGCGCGGGCATCAGGTGAAGGTGCTCACGGGCTTCCCGAACTATCCGACCGGCAAGGTCTTCCCGGGCTATCGACAGCGCTGGCGCTCGACGGAGCAGGACGGCGGGGTCGAGATCCGCAGGGTCCCGCTGTTCGCCGACCATTCGCAGAGCGCGCTCAAGCGCATGCTCAACTACTTCTCGTTCGCGTTCAGCTCGGCGACGGCCCGGCGCCTCTCCCGCGGAGCGGATGTCGTCTACGTGTACGCCACCCAGATGACGGCCGGATTCGGCCCCTGGCTGTGGCGGGTCACGGGCGGACGCCCGTACGTGCTGCACGTGCAGGACCTGTGGCCCGACTCGATCGTCGGCTCGTCGATGATGTCCGGTGGCACGAAGGAACGGGTCATCTCCGGAGCGCTCGGACCGTGGCTGCGCAGCGCTTACCGGCGGGCCGCGGGTGTCATCGGCATCGCTCCGACCATGGTGTCGACGCTGGTGTCGCGAGGTGTGCCGGCCGACCGCGCCCATCTCGTCTACAACTGGGCGGATGCCGGCGAGCCCGTCGCATCCGTGCTCCCCGCGGCCGAGGAGCCGCGCGCCGAGATCGTCTATGCGGGCAACGTGGGCGACATGCAGGACCTCGACACGGCCGTCCGAGCGGCTCACGCTGCGGCGGATGCCGGCGTGACGCTGACGCTCGTCGGCGACGGCGTGGTGAAGGCCGACCTGCAGTCGCTCGTCGGCGACCTGGGCGCCGACAACGTGCGTTTCCAGGACCCGGTCCCGCGCGAGCGGATGCCGGAGGTCTACGCGCGCGCCGACTACGCGCTCGTCTCGCTGAAGGACATGCCGGTCTTCCGCGGCACCATCCCCTCGAAGTTCCAGGCCGTGCTGTCGGCGGGTGTTCCCGTCGTGACCACGGTCCAGGGCGATGTGCGCCGCCTCGTCGAAGACGGGGACGTGGGACTGACGGCGGATGCCGAGAGCGTGGACTCGCTCGAAGTGGCATTCCGCTCGGCGGCCGCACGCACCTCCGATGAGCGCGCGGCGATGGGCCGGCGCGGACGCACGATGTACGACGACCATTTCTCCCGCGAGTCGGGAATCGCAAGGATCGAAGAGCTGCTCTCGGCAGCCGCGAAGGGAACGAGTAGACGACGATGA
- the wecB gene encoding UDP-N-acetylglucosamine 2-epimerase (non-hydrolyzing), with protein sequence MADKIKVMTVVGTRPEIIRLSATIKMLDEHTDQVLVHTGQNYDYELNEVFFEDLGLRRPDHFLNADTSSLGAALGSILTKTEEVLREEKPDAFLVLGDTNSCISAVIAKRMKIPVFHMEAGNRSFDENVPEETNRRLVDHVADYNLVYTEHARRNLLAEGLHPSKILLTGSPMREVLEQNRAQIEASDAVERAGLTPGEYFLVSLHREENVDNPARLRSAIASLQALRSGYGIPILVSTHPRTRKRIEALDDAAAVDGITFHPPFGFHDYIKLQQESKLVLSDSGTISEESSTLGFPAVTVRDFIERPEALDAGAIITTGLTPASVLRAVKARLSIPADLASLPAGYEIDNTAWRATAFILSTAHSHRARLGLHE encoded by the coding sequence ATGGCCGACAAAATCAAGGTGATGACGGTCGTCGGCACCAGGCCGGAGATCATCCGCCTGTCCGCGACGATCAAGATGCTCGACGAGCACACCGACCAGGTTCTCGTCCACACCGGGCAGAACTACGACTACGAGCTCAACGAGGTGTTCTTCGAAGACCTCGGGCTGCGCCGGCCGGATCACTTCCTCAACGCCGACACCTCATCGCTGGGTGCGGCGCTGGGATCCATCCTCACCAAGACCGAAGAGGTTCTTCGCGAGGAGAAGCCGGATGCCTTCCTCGTGCTCGGCGACACGAACAGCTGCATCTCCGCGGTGATCGCGAAGCGCATGAAGATCCCGGTGTTCCACATGGAGGCGGGCAACCGCTCGTTCGACGAGAACGTGCCGGAGGAGACGAACCGCCGCCTGGTCGATCACGTCGCGGACTACAACCTGGTCTACACCGAGCACGCCAGACGGAACCTCCTGGCCGAGGGCCTGCACCCCTCCAAGATCCTGCTCACGGGTTCGCCCATGCGCGAGGTCCTGGAGCAGAACCGGGCGCAGATCGAGGCGAGCGACGCGGTCGAACGAGCAGGACTCACGCCGGGGGAGTACTTCCTCGTGAGCCTGCACCGCGAGGAGAATGTCGACAACCCGGCACGTCTCCGGTCCGCGATCGCCTCGCTGCAGGCGCTGCGGAGCGGGTACGGCATCCCGATCCTCGTGTCGACGCATCCGCGCACGCGCAAGCGGATCGAAGCGCTCGACGACGCCGCGGCGGTCGACGGCATCACCTTCCACCCGCCGTTCGGGTTCCACGACTACATCAAGCTGCAGCAGGAGTCCAAGCTGGTGCTCTCGGACAGCGGCACGATCAGCGAGGAGTCGAGCACGCTCGGCTTCCCCGCCGTGACCGTCCGCGACTTCATCGAGCGCCCAGAGGCCCTGGACGCCGGTGCCATCATCACGACCGGGCTGACGCCGGCGAGCGTGCTGCGTGCTGTCAAGGCTCGGCTCAGCATCCCCGCTGATCTGGCATCGCTGCCCGCCGGATACGAGATCGACAACACCGCGTGGCGGGCGACGGCCTTCATCCTGTCGACCGCTCACTCGCACCGCGCACGGCTGGGTCTGCATGAATGA
- a CDS encoding polysaccharide biosynthesis protein, translating to MSESYGGARVLVTGGTGSFGHTVAKKLLERDVSEIRIFSRDEAKQDLMRHEIPDSRLRFYVGDVRDYDSVDRATRDVDFIFHAAALKQVPSCEFFPMEAVRTNVHGSENVVRAADRNGVRSVVALSTDKAVYPVNAMGMSKALMEKVAQSHGLNNPNTATTVSCVRYGNVMYSRGSVIPLFIRQLKAGKNITVTNPDMTRFMMSLAHSVDLVEFAFQNASQGDLFVRKARATSIGTLAQAVLNLFRSDAKLEVIGTRHAEKLSEALATREELSRARDMGDYFRVVADNRDLNYSVYFEEGDVAQNRFEDYDSHTVQQMSVGEVEELLLTLPEVRDELRLAGIPVSGSDS from the coding sequence ATGAGCGAGTCATACGGCGGAGCGCGGGTGCTGGTGACCGGCGGAACGGGATCGTTCGGCCACACGGTCGCGAAGAAGCTCCTCGAGCGCGACGTCTCCGAGATCCGCATCTTCAGCCGCGACGAGGCCAAGCAGGATCTTATGCGCCATGAGATCCCCGATTCTCGTCTGCGGTTCTACGTCGGCGACGTGCGCGACTACGACAGCGTCGACCGTGCCACGCGCGACGTGGACTTCATCTTCCACGCCGCGGCGCTCAAGCAGGTGCCGTCCTGCGAGTTCTTCCCGATGGAGGCCGTGCGCACGAACGTGCACGGCAGCGAGAACGTCGTGCGCGCGGCAGACCGCAACGGTGTGCGCTCCGTCGTGGCGCTCAGCACCGACAAGGCCGTCTACCCGGTGAACGCGATGGGCATGTCCAAGGCCCTGATGGAGAAGGTCGCGCAGTCGCACGGCCTGAACAACCCCAACACCGCCACGACCGTCTCGTGCGTCCGCTACGGCAACGTCATGTACTCGCGCGGATCGGTGATCCCGCTGTTCATCCGTCAGCTCAAGGCGGGGAAGAACATCACCGTCACGAACCCCGACATGACGCGCTTCATGATGTCGCTCGCGCACTCGGTCGACCTCGTCGAGTTCGCGTTCCAGAACGCCTCGCAGGGCGACCTGTTCGTCCGCAAGGCGAGGGCGACCTCGATCGGCACCCTCGCGCAGGCGGTGCTGAACCTCTTCCGCTCGGATGCGAAGCTCGAGGTGATCGGCACCCGGCACGCCGAGAAGCTGTCCGAAGCGCTCGCGACGCGGGAAGAGCTCTCTCGCGCCCGCGACATGGGCGACTACTTCCGCGTCGTCGCCGACAACCGCGACCTCAACTACAGTGTCTACTTCGAAGAGGGCGACGTCGCACAGAACCGCTTCGAGGACTACGACTCGCACACCGTGCAGCAGATGTCGGTCGGCGAGGTCGAGGAGCTGCTGCTGACGCTCCCCGAGGTGCGCGACGAGCTCCGCCTGGCGGGGATCCCCGTGAGCGGGTCGGACTCGTGA
- a CDS encoding O-antigen ligase family protein — translation MERTSAIAAMTQEEQPMVWGTGRVPVDGVGPVAVATGSTTTEDAASVSTKPAVGRVMAAVVYLLPALAAFGPLIPGIGSLFAFRLAAVLLLIVALLSKKGQTRSATRTITLILAVTWLFVTAVGLLVAGPSSNTFSELLSLLTGLAILIAIAIARAPVALLMALLRGWLLAYGVISVYAVIEIVTGFSLSSSYADERALDGWGITVSFYNPNNYATFLLFSYIALVVLWSRSRGRGTRLAAALAIITVPVFMAATNSRTGVLILAVFVLVSIFLALRARPGLMIMFLLLTLVALILVLEGIAQNPFEGYAQYAGTSGYAIEFIGLSIPIDISTFVRWQLVLAGLTLAGSNLALGGGAGSFEDYVDLSGARGQTLGIVNPHNGFIEVLSQYGAIVFVVFIIWLFRMLQMASRARRRPNRFSSGGWMVVAVGIVCLPFILTMHSSAIEPSTTWIYFAMLLLIARSEEEPQDDEQSVASTRPQRPSPRSFVR, via the coding sequence ATGGAGCGAACGTCGGCCATCGCCGCCATGACTCAAGAGGAGCAGCCGATGGTCTGGGGCACAGGTCGAGTGCCTGTCGACGGGGTCGGACCGGTTGCCGTCGCAACCGGATCTACGACGACAGAAGATGCGGCGAGCGTTTCGACGAAGCCGGCGGTGGGTCGAGTGATGGCGGCGGTCGTCTACCTCCTTCCTGCGCTCGCAGCGTTCGGTCCGCTCATCCCCGGGATCGGCTCGCTGTTCGCGTTCCGGCTGGCCGCTGTGCTGCTCCTCATCGTCGCGCTTCTCTCGAAGAAGGGGCAGACTCGTTCGGCGACTCGGACAATCACGCTGATTCTCGCCGTCACCTGGCTGTTCGTCACTGCCGTTGGTCTATTGGTGGCAGGACCGTCGTCGAATACCTTCTCGGAGTTGTTGTCTCTGCTGACAGGCCTCGCGATCCTCATCGCGATCGCCATTGCGCGAGCACCCGTTGCGCTGCTGATGGCGTTGCTCCGAGGCTGGTTGCTTGCGTACGGCGTCATCTCCGTCTATGCCGTCATCGAGATCGTGACCGGATTCTCGTTGAGTTCCTCATACGCTGACGAGAGGGCGTTGGATGGGTGGGGCATCACGGTCTCGTTCTACAACCCCAACAACTACGCGACGTTCCTGCTCTTCTCCTACATTGCGCTCGTCGTCCTCTGGAGCCGCTCACGAGGGCGGGGAACCCGATTGGCCGCGGCCCTGGCGATCATAACCGTTCCGGTCTTCATGGCTGCGACGAACAGTCGCACAGGAGTGCTCATCCTCGCGGTTTTCGTGCTGGTCTCGATTTTCCTTGCGCTTCGCGCTCGGCCGGGACTGATGATCATGTTCCTCCTATTGACGCTCGTCGCGTTGATCCTGGTCCTGGAGGGCATCGCACAAAATCCCTTCGAGGGCTACGCACAGTACGCGGGAACCTCGGGCTACGCGATCGAGTTCATCGGACTGAGCATTCCCATCGACATCTCGACCTTCGTTCGCTGGCAACTGGTTCTCGCCGGGCTGACGCTGGCAGGGAGCAATCTCGCGCTCGGCGGCGGAGCCGGCTCGTTCGAAGACTACGTCGACCTCAGCGGGGCGCGTGGCCAGACGCTGGGTATCGTCAATCCGCACAATGGATTCATCGAGGTGCTCTCTCAGTACGGCGCAATCGTGTTCGTCGTCTTCATCATCTGGTTGTTCAGGATGTTGCAGATGGCGTCACGCGCTCGCCGCCGACCGAATCGGTTCTCGAGTGGAGGGTGGATGGTCGTCGCGGTCGGTATCGTCTGCCTGCCGTTCATCTTGACCATGCACAGCTCTGCGATCGAGCCGTCGACCACCTGGATCTACTTCGCCATGCTGCTCCTCATCGCCCGAAGCGAGGAAGAGCCTCAAGATGACGAGCAGTCTGTCGCCTCGACCCGACCACAGCGTCCGTCTCCGCGATCCTTCGTGCGCTAG
- a CDS encoding NAD-dependent epimerase/dehydratase family protein, whose product MSGLAVTGAGGFLGWHLRAAMKESGTPFEAIPVGAAFEASKATAAVDGSDRVVHIAGINRATDQEVSEGNIAFAEQLASALLAAATPPPVVVYANSTQATNGSVYGEAKAKAAEILADAASTIGAEFVDVRLPNLFGEHGRPFYNAVTATFSHLIAAGESPTVENDKQLTLLHAQNAADILSGAVPLTALGELQQNETVSGLLARLQGYAELYGRGEIPSVAEDFDRDLFNTYRSYTFPAQSPIDLTRHADARGSFFEIIRSHGGPGQSSFSTTVPGVTRGDHFHRRKIERFTVLQGRARISLRRLYSDEVVSFEVSGDAPGAVDMPTMWAHNITNIGEDLLYTSFWTNDIFDPANPDTIAEAV is encoded by the coding sequence GTGAGCGGACTCGCCGTCACCGGTGCCGGGGGCTTCCTCGGCTGGCACCTGCGTGCGGCGATGAAGGAATCGGGGACGCCCTTCGAGGCGATCCCGGTCGGAGCCGCATTCGAGGCGTCGAAGGCGACGGCCGCGGTCGACGGCAGCGACCGGGTCGTGCACATCGCCGGAATCAATCGTGCGACCGACCAGGAGGTGAGCGAGGGGAACATCGCGTTCGCCGAGCAGCTCGCGTCGGCCCTGCTCGCCGCGGCGACGCCGCCTCCGGTGGTCGTCTACGCGAACTCCACGCAGGCCACCAACGGCTCCGTCTACGGAGAGGCCAAGGCCAAGGCTGCGGAGATCCTCGCCGACGCGGCATCCACGATCGGAGCGGAGTTCGTCGACGTGCGGCTCCCGAACCTGTTCGGCGAGCACGGGCGTCCGTTCTACAACGCGGTCACGGCGACGTTCAGCCACCTGATCGCGGCGGGGGAGAGCCCCACGGTCGAGAACGACAAGCAGCTCACGCTGCTGCATGCGCAGAACGCCGCCGACATCCTCAGCGGGGCGGTGCCCCTCACCGCCCTCGGCGAGCTGCAGCAGAACGAGACCGTGTCGGGGTTGCTCGCCCGCCTGCAGGGGTACGCCGAGCTGTACGGCCGCGGCGAGATCCCGAGCGTGGCCGAGGACTTCGACCGCGACCTCTTCAACACGTATCGTTCGTACACGTTCCCCGCGCAGTCGCCGATCGATCTGACCCGGCACGCGGATGCCCGCGGGTCGTTCTTCGAGATCATCCGCTCGCACGGCGGTCCCGGCCAGTCGTCGTTCTCGACGACGGTTCCCGGCGTCACCCGCGGGGACCACTTCCACCGCCGCAAGATCGAGCGCTTCACCGTGCTCCAGGGCCGAGCCCGCATCTCGCTGCGCCGCCTGTACTCTGATGAGGTCGTGTCCTTCGAGGTCTCGGGCGACGCGCCCGGTGCCGTCGACATGCCGACGATGTGGGCGCACAACATCACGAACATCGGCGAGGACCTGCTGTACACGTCCTTCTGGACGAACGACATCTTCGACCCCGCGAACCCCGACACGATTGCCGAGGCAGTGTGA
- a CDS encoding glycosyltransferase, with amino-acid sequence MNEGEGDELSLAGRTVGTDAWQLVVPAAVSQSSPLLVVPTVHPRGDRRIVRCAQVALEAGFRVHFIWLGDGEASNDPAVSETILPSPRNARERIGLVKAVARAARPLPAVLWHIHDYYFLAAARRWQRKSGKAVLYDVHEYYASYYSEKLPIPSVFRRAVAKALEWYQVTMAKKLGGANVVTEKMAESFRAAGVPVSVSPNFPLLAQFRGLPAADFESRRWNVVHIGTLSREYGTELLVRLATRSAERSLPFTFHVIARYPSPDHQADFEQLLAAASSPANVRLVPTRPTHEMPALLSDMGYGLSLLMPDGQNESAVPSKNYEYAMAGLVDVVTDRRAQRAFAESFAVGISGHGGDPDLMLDQMMKLADESTETGSRLKDRAEQAQREFTWELAVQPGLSKMFVRLASHTDG; translated from the coding sequence ATGAATGAGGGCGAAGGCGACGAGCTCAGCCTCGCCGGTCGAACCGTTGGCACAGATGCATGGCAGTTGGTCGTTCCCGCCGCAGTGTCGCAATCCTCGCCGTTGCTCGTCGTTCCGACGGTGCACCCCAGAGGTGATCGCCGCATAGTCCGGTGCGCACAGGTGGCTCTCGAGGCGGGGTTCAGAGTGCACTTCATCTGGTTGGGGGACGGCGAAGCGTCGAATGATCCTGCGGTCAGCGAGACCATCCTTCCTTCGCCGCGCAACGCGCGGGAACGAATCGGGTTGGTCAAGGCAGTCGCCCGGGCTGCACGGCCGCTCCCCGCAGTTCTCTGGCACATCCACGACTACTATTTCCTGGCCGCCGCGAGACGTTGGCAGCGCAAGTCGGGGAAGGCCGTACTCTACGACGTGCACGAATACTACGCGTCCTACTATTCGGAGAAGCTGCCGATTCCGTCGGTCTTTCGACGCGCTGTCGCGAAGGCGCTCGAGTGGTACCAAGTGACGATGGCGAAGAAGCTCGGTGGCGCGAATGTCGTGACCGAGAAGATGGCCGAGAGCTTTCGTGCAGCGGGAGTGCCGGTATCGGTTTCTCCGAACTTTCCGCTGCTCGCCCAGTTCCGTGGGCTTCCCGCCGCTGATTTCGAATCCCGGCGCTGGAATGTGGTGCACATCGGTACTCTGAGCCGTGAGTACGGCACAGAGTTGCTCGTACGATTGGCGACCCGGTCGGCGGAACGGTCCCTGCCATTCACATTCCATGTCATCGCTCGCTACCCCTCACCTGACCATCAGGCCGATTTCGAGCAATTGCTCGCGGCGGCTTCGAGTCCCGCAAACGTTCGACTCGTGCCCACGCGGCCGACCCATGAGATGCCGGCGTTGCTGTCGGATATGGGATATGGACTCTCGCTTCTCATGCCGGACGGACAGAATGAGTCTGCGGTCCCCAGCAAGAACTACGAGTACGCTATGGCGGGACTCGTCGACGTCGTGACTGACCGGCGTGCGCAGAGGGCGTTCGCGGAGTCGTTCGCGGTTGGGATCAGCGGTCACGGGGGCGACCCGGATCTCATGCTGGACCAGATGATGAAGCTCGCCGATGAGAGCACGGAGACCGGCAGCCGCCTGAAGGATCGCGCTGAACAAGCACAACGAGAGTTCACGTGGGAACTGGCGGTCCAGCCAGGGCTGAGCAAAATGTTCGTCAGACTGGCGTCGCACACGGACGGCTGA